In Mycolicibacterium aubagnense, the DNA window TCCTCGCCGAGGGTCAGGCAGGTGTCCCAGCCCCAGAACGCGAAGATCGACCCGATGAGACCGATCACGAAGGCGCTCATCGTCAGTCCGGTGAACGGGTCGAACCAGTCGATGTCGAAGGTGAGGTGTCCCTCGACGCCGCCCGACCGCACGATCGCGACGATCGAGAACGTGATCAGCACGATCATCTGGAAGCCAACCAGCACGTACTGAACCTTCTCGCTGGTCGTGATGCCGCGACAGGAGATGTAGGTGGCGATGGCCAGCAGCGCAACGGTGGACCCGATGTTGACCCAGACATTGTCGGCCGAGAGGGTGGCGAGCTTTTCGTTGTGGAACACCTTGCCCAGGAACTCGTAGCCGAACTGGACACCGATCGACGCCAGATTGGACAGCACGATGATGGTGGCGATCACCATGCCCCAGCCGCACATCCACCCGACATACGGCCCGAAAGCCTTGGTGGACCAGGTGAACGACGCGCCGCAGTCGGGTGCCCGCGAGTTCAGTTCGCGATACGCGTAGGCGGTCAGGAACATGGGGATGAAGCCGGCGATCAGGATGGCCGGCATCTTCAGCCCCACCGCCGCGACGATCAGCCCGATGCTGGCGGTGAGCGTGTAGCCCGGTGCCACGGTGGAGATACCGAGGATGGCCCCGGTGAACGTGCCGATTCTGCCTGCGGCGAGGCCCTTGGCGACGAGGCCTTCTTCCCGCTCTATACGAGCGAGGTCGGAATCGGCCAGTTGTTCAGTCATTATCAGCCCCTTCATCTTTCGGAACGACGATCATGGGGACCTGCAGTACGCGAAGCATCTTTGCCGCGGTCGATCCCAGGAAGAGCCGGCGGGGCTGTGCGAGCCGACTGGACCCGACCATGATCACGTCGCCGTCATGCCAGCCGAGCTTGGTGACGGCGTCTTCGACAGTGGGTCCGGAGGCGACGCGCGAGGTAACCGGAATATCTTCCGGCAGAGCTGATCTCGCCTGATCCAGGGCGTTGTGGGCGTGTTGCTGCGCCAGCTCCAGATCGTCGGAGTTGTCGACGGCGACGAGCGATACCAGGCGCAGCGGTGTCTGGGTGTCTCGGCAGAGCCGCAAAGCGGACTTCAGCAGTGCGTCGGCGCCGGGCCGGGTGCCGACCGCGCAGGTGACTTCCCGAATCCGCTCGTTGCGCGTCAGGCGCGCGCCGCGCGGTGCGATGACCACGGGAATCGGAGACGCATGGACCAGGTCGTTGACCACCGATCCCAGCGAAAACGAACTGGCGATGCCACCGCCCGCGCCGCCGACCACCAGTGCTTCGGCCCCGACGTCCTCGGCTGCCGCGATCAAGCCGCTGGTGCTGGAGTCGTCGAAGCTCAGGTGTGTGGTCACCGTGATGTCACTGCGGATCCCGGCCGCAGCGGCGGCAAGCCAGCCCTCCGCTTCGCGCAGCAGCACGTTTCCGGGGATGGCGGCCAGCGCCGGCCGCTCGCTGGGCAGCACCATGCAGAGGTCGATCTCTGCGCCGAGCGTGTGGGCGAGCTGTTCGCCGACGGCCACGGCGTCGTTACCGCCTGGTGTGGCGAGGTACGCGACGGCAATACGCGGGGTGCTCACGGGTCAGCTCTCCTCACATCCGGTGGGCAGGTGGCAGGCCTTCGGCGGCGTCGGCGCCACGTCGATCGACGGGTTGCGGTCGAAGAAGCCGACCGGCTTGAGCCAGAAGCTGACCGTGTCCGCCGGCATGATCGGCCAGTCTTCCGGCCTCGTGATGTGGTGGATGCCGAACACGTACCACAGCACCACGTCGGTGTTCTCGATCGAGCGGTTGGCCTCGGTCCACATCGGCAGGCCCGTGTCTTGCTTGCTCTGCGTGACGAATTCACCTGCGGGCCAACGCTCCTCGGGAGAGTTGGGGGTGACCCACACGGTGTGCTCGATGGCCCGGCAACGCGCCAAGATCGGCGAGTTCGGATCGAACATGGCGGGGAAGGCGCCGCCGGGCACCAGCTTGTAGGCCGGCGCGGTGCCGATGCCGTTGCGGACGTTGTCGTTGACGACCTTCCACGCCCGCTGGGTCTGGAAGTTCATGTCCTGCTTGCCCTCGGCCTCGGTGCGCAGCGGGGTGTTGCGCTGCCGCAGCGACAGTCCGTACGGGTTGTCCGGCCCCATCGGTTCGATCTCGGTCTCGCTGGCGTACACCGTGTTCTCGGTGCCGTCGACGTCGAGGTCGAGTCGGGCGACCAGGAAGTGCTGGTGGTAGGGCGCGTAGGTGCGGTTGTCGACCAGCGTGCCGTGCGGGTGGGCCTGGCCCTCGGGGAAGTTGCTCACCACCATGATTCCCGTTGCGCGGACCTCACATTCGATGTTGCCGTCCTGGTAGAAGCGCCAGTAGGTGAGGTACTCGTAGTTGGCGACGGTGACGTGGAACGACACGGTGAGCCGGCGCATGCGGCGCACTTCGGCACCGCCGTGGTGGTCGACGTGCTTCCACAGCACGGCGTTGTCTTCCTCGTGGATGCAGATGGCGTTCTTGATGGTGTACGGCTCGCCCTTGCTGTTGTGTAGCACGGCGTCCAGATACCGGATCTCGCCGAGACAGTCACAGCCCAGCTCCAGCGAGGTCGTCATGAAGCCGATGCCCCACTCGCCGATGTCGAAAGCCGTTCGGCGGTAATGGTCCACGCAGTGGTCGCGGTAGGGCACCATCATCTCGGCGAACGACATGCGGTTGGCCACCGACCGCACGTTGCCGTTGTCGTTGTAGCTGACCGCGTGCAGCGTCATGCCCTCGCGGTAGTTGAACCCGACGCGCAGCGACCAGTTCTGCCATTTCAGCAGGTTGCCCTCGAGCGTGAACGAAACCCCTTCGGGCTGAGTGATGTTCAGTGGCTGCAATGGTTCCCGGGTGCTCGCTTTGCGGATGCGCTCGGGAATGTGCTGCGGCACATACTCGCCCATCATATCCGGGCGATCGACGGTGAAGGTGTCCTCGATCTCCAGCAGTTCCATGGTGTTCATGTCGATGACACAGTGGAATCCGTTGACCGGACCGGCGTAAGGGTTGGCACCGTCGGCGGCTCGCACCCAGGTGTCGGTCCAGCCCAGGCGGCGGTCCTTGTACTGCTCCGGCATCACGACGTCGCCGTAGGTCCAGGTGTCCATGAACACCAGGTCCATGTCGGTGATGCCGTGTTTGGCCAGGGCCGCAATGACGTCCGGGTGCCGGCGCAGCACCTCGTCGGCCTCTTCCCATTCATCGACGGTGAAGTTGGGCTGCACCCCCGGGATGTGGTCCCACGACAGCACCGACTCGGCCGAGAGCGACACCACGCTCTTGTAGGTGCGGTTGTTCGACGTGTCGAGCACCGTGGCCAGCGCGCGCCGGTCCGGAACCGTGCCGGCGGCATCGAAGGCGGCGACCTCTGCCTTGGCCGGTTCCACCATCTCGACGGAGGTGTACCGCCAGCCGTCCCCGACACCGTGCGCGGTCGCGAGAATCTCGGCGACCTTGGCGAATTCGGGTGCGGTCAGCGGGTCGAGGGGATGGAAGGTGTCGGTCATCGGTGCAGCTCCTGTCGGCGAGGGGTCGAGTCGGTGGGAAAGGAAAGGGCGAACGGATCAGTCGTGGGCACTCATGACGTGCTTGATCCGCGTGTAGTCCTCCACCCCGTAGATCGACAGGTCCTTGCCATAGCCGGAGTACTTGAATCCGCCGTGCGGCATCTCCGCCACCAGCGGGATGTGGCAGTTCACCCACACCGCACCGAAATCGAGTGCGCGGCTGAACTTTTCAGCGGTAGCGTGGTCTTTGGTCCACACGCTCGACGCCAGGGCGTACCGGACGCCGTTGGCAAGGTCGATGGCCTGGTCGTCGGAGCTGAACGGCTGCACCGTCAGGATGGGCCCGAAGGTCTCGTCCTGCACGATGGAATCGTCCTGTCGTACCCCGGTGATGACGGTGGGCTCGAAATAGAAGCCCTTGTCGCCCGATTGCTTTCCGCCCGTGACGATGGTGGCGTGCGCCGGAAGTGCGGCGATCTTCTGGCTGACCGCGGTGAAGTGGTTGACGTTGTTCAGTGGCCCGTAGAACGCGTCGGCGTCATCGGGGAGCCCGGGCCGCAGGGTTTGTGCGGCCTCGACGAGGGCGTCGACGAACTGGTCGTGGATCGACTCGTGCACGAGTACGCGCGTGGCCGCGGTGCAGTCCTGGCCGGCGTTGAAGAACGCGGCCTGGGCGATTCCGGTTGCGGCCTTGGCGATGTCGACGTCGCCGAACACCACCGCGGGTGCCTTGCCGCCGAGTTCGAGGTGGCTGCGCTTGAGCTGCTGGGCGGCTGCCGACGCTACCGCGACACCGGCCCGCACCGAACCCGTGATGGACACCAGGCCGAGGGCCGGGTGGTCGACCAGTTCGGCGCCGGTGCCGCCGGTGCCGAGGATGACGTTGAACACGCCGTCGGGCAGGATGCCCTTGCTGATCCGGGCCAGCACCAGCGTGCTCTCGGGAGTGGTGTCGCTGGGCTTGAGGACGACGGTGTTGCCGGTGGCCAGGGCCGGGCCGATCTTCCAGATCGCCATCATGAACGGGTAATTCCACGGGGTCACCTGACCGACGACGCCGATCGGCTCGCGCCGCACATAGGACGTGAAGCCTTCCATGTACTCACCGGCGGACAGTCCTTCGACCATGCGGGCGGCCCCGGCGAAGAAGCGAACCTGATCGGCGCTCACCGCGACCTCCTCGGCCGCGATCATCGCCTTGAGCTGGCCGGTGTTGCGGCATTGCGCTTCGACGATCTCGTCACTGTGGGCCTCGATGGCGTCGGCGAGCTTGAGGAGCGCCTGTTGCCGCACGCTGGGCGTGGTCTTGCCCCAGGTGACGAACGCTCGCTCGGCGGCGGCCACCGCGGCGTCCACATCGGTGCGGTTGGACACGGGTGCCCGTCCGACCACTGAGCCGTCCACCGGGCTGATCAGGTCGATGGTCTCCGACGACGCCGAATCGACGAACTGGCCGTCGATGTAGTTCTGTAGAAGTCCGTCGGGCATCTCGTACCGTCGCTCTCTTGCTGGGAAGGTCGTCACGTCTCTGGCGGCCTTAGTGTGCGCCAGGACACATCCCTCAGCATCGGACAATTCGGGGATTTTTGGTGCAATTTTTCGACATTCTGTACATTCATGTCGGTGACGGTTCCGGTGCGATGGGTACTGGACCAAGCTGATCTGCGGATCCGGCTGCGCGGCGGTGCGGGCGGCCTCGACAGCGAGATCAGTTTGGTACTGACCACGGAGTTGGCCGACCCGGCCAAGTGGCTGTCCGGTGGTGAACTGGTGCTCACCACCGGGATCGGTCTGCCACCGGGCGCTGCCGACCGGCGGCGTTATCTCCAACTCCTGCACGAAAGTGGCGTTGCCGGAGTCGGATTCGGTATCGGTCTGACCTTCGACGAGGTGCCCGATGAATTGGTATCCGCCGCAGTGGAGCTGGGGTTACCGCTGTTGGAGATTCCCTTGCGGACACCCTTCGCGGCGATCGTCCAGCGGGTCGGTTCGCGGATCGCGGCGCTGCAGTATGACGCGGTGCTGCGGGCATCCCGGGCGCAGCCGCGGATCACCCGGGCGGTCGTCAGCGGCGGCCCTCAAGAGGTCGCCGCCGAACTGGGCCGGGCGTTGCGGGCCAGCGTCGTGGTGCTCGATCCGTCGGGCACGGTGATCGCATCCCACCCCCGCAATCTCAACGTCACCACCGTCAACCTGGTGCGTGATGCGATCGAGCCCGGGGCTGCCTCGGCCGTCGCGGTGCTGGCGGAGGGCGTCACCGTCGCGCAGCAGTCCATCCGCGTAGGGGGCCGTTCGCACGGGGTTCTCGGGGTGGTCAGTGAGACGGCCCTGAGTCCGGTCGATCAGGTGCTGTTGGGGCACGCGAACTCCTTGCTCGCGTTGGATTTCGAGAAGCCGGTGCGGTTGAAGGAGGCGCAGCAGCGACTCAATGAGCAGGCGCTGGGCCTCATTCTCACCGGTGTGTCCAACCTGGAGCCGGCCTGGGCGCAACTGTCTCACGCGGCCGATCACCGGGGCCGGATCAGGGCGCTGGTCGTGCAGGCCGATTCGGACTCGGGCGCCGAAGCCGATACCGCACAACTACTGAAGAAGGTGAGCGCGGCGATCCTGGTTCAGCTGGACCAGGCCGCTCAGCCCACATTCGTGCATTGTGCCGACACGTGGCTGGCGGTGTTGTTGCCGGGAGCGGAGGCCGAGGAGTTTGCCGCCGCGCTGGCCGCCCGGATCGATCCGTCGCTGCGCCGGACCATCCGCATGGGGCTCAGCGGAATTCTGCCGCTGGCCAAACTGGCCGAGGCCGTCGACAACGCCCGGCTGGCGGCGTCGGTGGCCGAATGCGGCCGTCCTCCGCTCGAATTCTCCGCGATGGCAGGCAGCACGCTGCTGGCGTTCGGCGAGAGCCGGGACGTGCTGATCGCGCTCGGTGCGGCGGTGCTCACTCCCGTCCTCGACCACGACGCCGAGTTCGGTACGGGGTTGCTCACGTCGTTGCGTGCGTACCTGGAAGCCAACGGCCACTGGGAATCTGCGGCCGCGGCGGTCGGCGTACACCGGCACACGATGCGCAAGCGCATCGAAACCGCAGAGGCCCTGCTTGGTTGCGATCTGGCGGTCGCCCGGGTCCGCGCCGAACTGCTGTTGGCAATCTTGGCGCGGACACCGGGCGGCTGAGCCCCGGCTGATTGGTCAGCCCACGGGCACAGCGGATTGTTGTTCGGACGACACAGCGGGTTTGGCGCCGGGCCGCAGCGGCCACCAGAACCACCGGCCCAGCAGCGCGGCTATCGACGGCGTCATCAATGACCGAACGATCAGCGTGTCGAACAACAAGCCGAGCCCGATGGTCGTACCGGCCTGACCGATCGAGCTCAGGTCGCTCGCGGCCATCGACATCATGGTGAAGGCGAACACCAGACCAGCGGTGGTGACCACGCTGCCGGTTCCACCCATCGAGCGGATGATGCCGGTCCGCAGCCCCGCGCCGATTTCTTCCTGGAACCGGGAGACCAGCAGCAGGTTGTAGTCGGAGCCGACCGCCAACAGAATGATCAGGCCGAAAACAGGTGCGATCCAGTTCAATTCGAGACCCAGCAGGTACTGCCACACCAGTACCGACAATCCGAACGCCGCGCCCAGCGACAGCAGCACGGTGCCGACGATCACCAGCGACGCGACCAGTGCCCGGGTGATGAGCAACATCACGACGAAGATCAGCGTCAAAGCGGCAGCCCCGACGATCAACAGGTCGTACTGAGAGCCCGACTGGATGTCTCGGTAGATCGCAGCGGTGCCGGCGAGATAGAACTTGGCGTCGGTGAGTGACGATCCCTTCACGGATTGATGTGCCGCGTCGAGCGTCGGCATGACCGCTTCGATGCCGTC includes these proteins:
- a CDS encoding universal stress protein, producing MSTPRIAVAYLATPGGNDAVAVGEQLAHTLGAEIDLCMVLPSERPALAAIPGNVLLREAEGWLAAAAAGIRSDITVTTHLSFDDSSTSGLIAAAEDVGAEALVVGGAGGGIASSFSLGSVVNDLVHASPIPVVIAPRGARLTRNERIREVTCAVGTRPGADALLKSALRLCRDTQTPLRLVSLVAVDNSDDLELAQQHAHNALDQARSALPEDIPVTSRVASGPTVEDAVTKLGWHDGDVIMVGSSRLAQPRRLFLGSTAAKMLRVLQVPMIVVPKDEGADND
- a CDS encoding primary-amine oxidase, which encodes MTDTFHPLDPLTAPEFAKVAEILATAHGVGDGWRYTSVEMVEPAKAEVAAFDAAGTVPDRRALATVLDTSNNRTYKSVVSLSAESVLSWDHIPGVQPNFTVDEWEEADEVLRRHPDVIAALAKHGITDMDLVFMDTWTYGDVVMPEQYKDRRLGWTDTWVRAADGANPYAGPVNGFHCVIDMNTMELLEIEDTFTVDRPDMMGEYVPQHIPERIRKASTREPLQPLNITQPEGVSFTLEGNLLKWQNWSLRVGFNYREGMTLHAVSYNDNGNVRSVANRMSFAEMMVPYRDHCVDHYRRTAFDIGEWGIGFMTTSLELGCDCLGEIRYLDAVLHNSKGEPYTIKNAICIHEEDNAVLWKHVDHHGGAEVRRMRRLTVSFHVTVANYEYLTYWRFYQDGNIECEVRATGIMVVSNFPEGQAHPHGTLVDNRTYAPYHQHFLVARLDLDVDGTENTVYASETEIEPMGPDNPYGLSLRQRNTPLRTEAEGKQDMNFQTQRAWKVVNDNVRNGIGTAPAYKLVPGGAFPAMFDPNSPILARCRAIEHTVWVTPNSPEERWPAGEFVTQSKQDTGLPMWTEANRSIENTDVVLWYVFGIHHITRPEDWPIMPADTVSFWLKPVGFFDRNPSIDVAPTPPKACHLPTGCEES
- a CDS encoding aminobutyraldehyde dehydrogenase; the encoded protein is MPDGLLQNYIDGQFVDSASSETIDLISPVDGSVVGRAPVSNRTDVDAAVAAAERAFVTWGKTTPSVRQQALLKLADAIEAHSDEIVEAQCRNTGQLKAMIAAEEVAVSADQVRFFAGAARMVEGLSAGEYMEGFTSYVRREPIGVVGQVTPWNYPFMMAIWKIGPALATGNTVVLKPSDTTPESTLVLARISKGILPDGVFNVILGTGGTGAELVDHPALGLVSITGSVRAGVAVASAAAQQLKRSHLELGGKAPAVVFGDVDIAKAATGIAQAAFFNAGQDCTAATRVLVHESIHDQFVDALVEAAQTLRPGLPDDADAFYGPLNNVNHFTAVSQKIAALPAHATIVTGGKQSGDKGFYFEPTVITGVRQDDSIVQDETFGPILTVQPFSSDDQAIDLANGVRYALASSVWTKDHATAEKFSRALDFGAVWVNCHIPLVAEMPHGGFKYSGYGKDLSIYGVEDYTRIKHVMSAHD
- a CDS encoding PucR family transcriptional regulator, with protein sequence MRWVLDQADLRIRLRGGAGGLDSEISLVLTTELADPAKWLSGGELVLTTGIGLPPGAADRRRYLQLLHESGVAGVGFGIGLTFDEVPDELVSAAVELGLPLLEIPLRTPFAAIVQRVGSRIAALQYDAVLRASRAQPRITRAVVSGGPQEVAAELGRALRASVVVLDPSGTVIASHPRNLNVTTVNLVRDAIEPGAASAVAVLAEGVTVAQQSIRVGGRSHGVLGVVSETALSPVDQVLLGHANSLLALDFEKPVRLKEAQQRLNEQALGLILTGVSNLEPAWAQLSHAADHRGRIRALVVQADSDSGAEADTAQLLKKVSAAILVQLDQAAQPTFVHCADTWLAVLLPGAEAEEFAAALAARIDPSLRRTIRMGLSGILPLAKLAEAVDNARLAASVAECGRPPLEFSAMAGSTLLAFGESRDVLIALGAAVLTPVLDHDAEFGTGLLTSLRAYLEANGHWESAAAAVGVHRHTMRKRIETAEALLGCDLAVARVRAELLLAILARTPGG